tctgttatttaagGTTCAGAGGTCACAAACTTTGTTCaacagttttgctttttttgtctttttcctgcAACTCTCAGACAACAAATgacacattttgacatttttgatcCATCTGTCAATAACCTGGAACCACAAAAAAGTTATATGAATACATTTCTTGTAGCAGAACAATATGAGTTCACattacattttactttcatgGTAAATAAATGTGAGGTTTATCTTGCACAGCAAGAATTTCAGGGCTTGTTTTGGTAAAATTATGTCCAACATCTATTGAAAGCGAAACTTGTAAAAGCATATTTGATTTACATCTAATGGAGTCAGCGCTTTAGCCACTGCTCTGTTCAGTATGTAATGCTCTTAATGTATAACTCTGAAGTCAAGTTACAGCCACACTTGTTCAgttttttgaaaacagaaatctgcaGCTCAATATACTTAGTGTTTTAGGAGCAACTTGTTGAAGATAAAATCGAACAGcagaatgaagaagaaaatgcatCTAAGTGACTTTGAGTATTAGATTGTTGTTGGTGTGAGTATTCAGAAATTGCTGATCCACTGGGAATCTTTTAAGCAGAATAATTTCCCTGGTTTACAGAGAAAATGTCCGGAAAGCGACAGTTGTGTCGATGATAAAGCCTTGCTGATGTCAGAGGATGCTGGGCAGACTGGTTTGTGACTGTAGCTCAAAACACCGCTTTATACAACAAATAAAGCGTTCAGGGACATCATCTCTCAACTCGCATGTCATTTGGGtggaaatgtgcagaaaacCACATTAGGTTCTGCATCTGCCTAAGATGAGGAAACTGATGCTACAGAGGTTTGCTTAAGCTGAACAATTACTGCTTGCCTGGTACGATGAGTCTTGAATTCAACTACAACATTCAAGATGGCGCAGTCAGAATTTgatgtaaatgaaaaaaaacaagtgtttggACAGAATCTCTGTTGTGCTTGTATTTAGCTGCCTTCTGGTCCTTTTGCCCCACCATTACAGTTTAACCTCAGATCTCCTCCTTCAGGTCTTTTTGGACTTACTTTGACATTTGATGCTGTAAAAGGACAGTGTTCAATTCTAGTCGTCATGACACAAGTGCTCTGTTTGTGATAGGTTTATTCCCTTCTCACAGCTTTTTCAACATGTGCGACATCAGGGAATGTAACACCTAGCAGTGAAGCTGGAAATATGTAAGACATGCAGGACTCCGGTCTTCTATGACTCAAATTGGACATCACTGTGTTAAAAACATCTCACGTAATATACTCATGGTCTAATGGGATTGTGGTTTGATCTAGAAGATAGTTTCTCATAATTTGTGAAAAGTTAAAGAAGGACATAAAAGGATTAGAGACAAAGTGGAAATTGGGGATAATATGAAATCttctaaaactttaaattggAGAAGCAGGCTGAGATTCTAGCACCGGGGAGCGATGTGGCAGCTCTTAGTAACAGTTTGAACTCTCTGTCTGTCCAGCGTTGATCCTCTGAAATTATATTTCCGAATCTGCTGCAGAAAGCGATTGATCTCGTCACCAAAGCCACAGAGGAGGACAAAGCGAAGAATTATGAGGAGGCTTTGCGATTGTACCAGCATGCTGTGGAATACTTCCTGCATGCCATCAAATGTAAGTATTGCATCCCGACAATTTGCCGGCCTCTGTGGGTGCCGTGTTCTTCACGTTGCCGCGCGATGGTCACTGTGTCCAGATGAGGCCCACAGCGACAAAGCCAAGGAGAGCATACGTGCCAAGTGTATGCAGTACCTGGACAGAGCGGAGAAGCTCAAAGACTATCTGAAGAACAAAGACAAGCAGGGCAAGAAGCCCGTCAAGGAGGCACAGAGTAATGACAAGTACGTTGTCTCTCTCTTCTTAAAGCACCCAGAGTTCTTGGTGCCTTGctgaagtattcacacctcttgaactttttcagatttgattaaATTTCTACAACAAAACTTAAGTggattttgtttggattttatgtgatgggcCAACACAGAGTAGCCGAAACATgagaagtgaaaggaaaatgatacatgggtttttaaatttacagatttgatgtaaattttcattttttatcgCCCCCTCCTTTTACAAGGAAACAcccttaaaaaagaaactgtttccAGCAGAAGTCAGGTAATTTGTAAACagagtgtgtctgtgtgtaatCCACTCTCATTATAAATGCAGCTGCTCTGTTTctggcctcagaggtttgttagaaaacattggTAGACAAACGACATCATGAAGACAGAGAAActcagcagacaggtcagggatgaAGACGTGGAGAAGTAAAAGCTTTGACTTCCTCACAGAACTCTGAAAAACAACCATCCCCATGTTAAAACATgctggtggcagcattatgctgtggggatgcttttcttcagtgaAACCTATTAGTTAGAAAATGGTTGGAGTTCTATTATAAACTTTCAAACAGTTTATGCTTGAAACTGTGTCGGATTTTTGGTTTCTAGCAGAACAACGGCCCTAAACATAAAGCTGGCGTTGCAGTGGAATACTTATTCATGTGctagaatggtctagtcaaagcccagacctaaatTCAGTTGGGAATCTGtgacaagacttgaaaattgataaCGCTCTCCATCCAACATGACGAGACTTAAATGGGGGAAATCTGTCTGGTTCTGGGTATGGAAAGCTGGTtgaaacaaacccaaaacacGGGATTCTGCAAAAATACTGACCCAGGGAGGCGGAATACAAATACACTCaacacatttttgatttttatttatttgtaccgatttcttctgtttgatgcacagctttgtgtttgtctatcacatGAAAATCACAAGAAAGTCCATTAACGTTTGTGGCTTTGATATGTGAAACATGGAAAGGTTTGAGGAGACGTGAATGAGGTTACGCTGCACTGCAACCACCGCGGCCTTGAggtcattttactttttgtttgtttttaaggagCGACAGCGACAGTGAGGGAGAAAacccagagaagaagaaactgcaGGAGCAACTTATGGGTCAGTCGACTGGCAGAAATTGTATCtgtcatagaaaaaaaactaactgtGGGACTGACTGTATTTATAAAGCAGCAGCATCACCCTGATGGCGTCTTTTGGCTCATCTTCCAAATCATGACTGATGTTTAACATTGGAGTTGCTAACTGAGCTGCCAGAGACTCTCATACAGCTTTACTGATGCTAGTTTGTGACAAGTTCGACTTTTGTAACCCCATTTatcaagataaaaatattaaaatatagaaaattcTCTACTGTTAGTTTCTTCATGCTGATGTGCTCTTGCTATCTGTTTGGTAGCGTCGTGAACAAGCTGTGCATCGTTTTTTCATCTGTCTGaggtctgtttgtgttttccaggtgcCATTGTGATGGAGAAGCCCAATGTAAGGTGGAATGACGTTGCTGGACTGGAGGGAGCAAAAGAAGCTTTGAAGGAAGCTGTTATCCTGCCCATCAAGTTCCCTCACCTCTTCACAGGTTTGATCTTCCCTCTGTCGTTCTGATTACACATCGACTGTTTCTGTACCAACCGATGTAATGTTTCAGTGGGATAAAAATCCTCAAGCTTGGcttcaaagttttatttcactgCAGCGTCTCTTCTCTCTCAGGCAAGCGGACTCCGTGGAGAGGCATCCTTCTGTTCGGTCCTCCAGGGACGGGGAAGTCCTACCTGGCCAAGGCCGTGGCCACCGAAGCCAACAACTCCACCTTCTTCTCCGtgtcctcctctgacctcatgTCCAAGTGGCTGGGAGAGAGCGAGAAGTACGTTATGCATCGATGCAGCGTTATGGATACGGATGGATCCGCAGCAGCTACAGATTGAATGTTTCTGTCCGTCTCCGTCAGGCTGGTGAAGAACCTGTTCGATCTGGCGCGTCAGCACAAACCTTCGATCATCTTCATCGACGAAGTGGACTCGCTGTGCGGCTCCAGGAACGAGAACGAGAGCGAGGCGGCGCGCCGCATCAAGACAGAGTTTCTGGTCCAGATGCAAGGTCAGGAGCCACGCCACGCTCctgtgaaacatttattaacatttattcaatGTTCAGTTTAAACATTATTCCTAGCTGTTACAATAATATGTAGTCATCCAGCAAGAGAGCCTATTTAGATGTTAACCACAACTGTTTGCTTATTTTAGGTGTTGGCAACAATAACGATGGTATTTTGGTGCTTGGAGCCACCAACATCCCCTGGGTGCTGGACGCTGCCATTCGCAGAAGGTCAGAAGATCAGAAGTTCAATACTTCAAAACTATTAGCTTGGCTTCTGGTGGGCTTGTTGCACAGATTTGTCATAATTGTAACCATTTTGGgttattaagaaaatatttttttaaccaggaCCACACAACCAGATAGTTTCGTGTTTGAATGCACGAGAAAATCGAGATGTAACTATGTCAAGTTAAGATGTAACTTTCTTAACGTAGCTTAACATTTAGCTACATTAAGAAAGAATAACTTCTGTTAACTAAACTGGTACGTCTTTAAACACATGCAGGAATGTAAATGCATCTaagataacaaaaaataacagtgTACCTGTAAAGGGAACACGCCTGTTTAACATGCCAGGGATCTGTAATGTATAATAGATCATTTTAAAGCCTTTTTGACCTGTAAAGTGACGTATTTCCTGTATTATTCAAGTAGACAAAACCTGTTAAAGGAAAATAgcctaaataaaaaagtgagcTCACCCTGAGGCCTACACATTAACTGCAACAACAGGATGTGAATGATATAGTGGTGATGGttgagttttaaatgtttaaaaacagtaTCTCCAAATATAAAGTGCAGtggacaaatggaaaaaaattgcatttcttGCGAAAGTGAAGCTgtaagctgaatatttttagtgATAATTGCAGAAGCATCTGACATCAGCTGAAGGCGACTTGCAGAAAAGTAAGAAGTAGGCAGAAGCAGTAGAATAAAGCAAAATCCTGTAAAATGCaaatggaaaaactgcagaAGAAGCATGAAAAATTCCACCCAAAGAATATTAGAGATTCATGCTGTTTACAAAGCTAACCTGTAAGGTCACATAAGCTAAAACtagctaaaataataatgatagcATTCAGGCATGGCCTGCAGTAATGCACTCtatgcagtgtgaaagaaaacagaaatgtaataagcagaaacattaaaaaaatcaaacggTCTGCAatctttcaaagaaaaactttctgcTTATCATTAGTTGAAGAATATAAACGGGAAGAAAAACTGGTTTTAGCTCATCGACTGCAGAGCAGTTTATAGTTAGCTAAAGCATATATAGATTATGCTGATGGTTGTGGGTCACCATCATGTTTTTATAACATTATAGTGTGATAACAGCAATGTGTGAGGTTTTGGCTACAAAGTTAATGTTAGATGAAATTCTGGAATTAGGATTGGAAGGAGGGTCGGATTGGGAACCCTCAGAGCTAGTGGgccagtgtttttttgttttcttaaatttttaaGAGGAATATTATAAAATCTGCAAAAGATATGAAACAGGTGAAATAACCAGGAGTAGTTGAAGGATATGACTATTAAAGTTTTTGGTTGATAGTTGTGTGTAGTTTGATTTCTAAGCACCAGGAGCCAGAGGTTTTCCTCTCAGCCGCTGACTGTCCAGTTAAAGTTGTTCTCTGTGGGATCAGATTCGAGAAGAGGATCTACATCCCTCTCCCGGAGGAGCCGGCCCGGGCCCAGATGTTCCGACTTCACCTTGGCAACACGCCGCACAGCCTGAGCGACGCCGACCTCCGCGAGCTCGCGCGCAAAACGGACGGCTACTCGGGCGCCGACATCAGCATCATTGTTCGGGACGCGCTCATGCAGCCGGTCAGGAAGGTCCAGTCGGCTACTCACTTTAAAAAGGTACGAAAGGCTCAGACGTGCCGTGAACCGCTGACCTCCCGGATGtcatgtttaatatttcaaatctCTAATCTAGAGTTCAGCTTGAAtggttttcatttctgaaacGCAGcgtctgttgtttttttcccccttgtttCCCTGCAGGTTCGTGGTCCGTCCCGAAGCAACAACCAGGTGATGGTGGATGACCTCTTGACCCCGTGTTCCCCTGGAGATCCTGCAGCCATAGAAATGACCTGGATGGATGTGCCTAGTGATAAGCTACTGGAGCCCATAGTTTGCATGGTGAGAGACGATGGCGAAAAATGTGTTCGAAACCTtgaagtaaatacatttttatcatcGATTACTTTTGTTTTAGCTCAACTCACAGGCTTTCTGCATTATATATATCTGTGGTTGATTTCTGAACCGTTTCTATTTAGATTTAGGCAAATAATTTGGATCATCGTCTCTTCTTTTATCTTGAGCCTTTATGGTTTTACCAAAAGCTTTACatgttaaaacagaaagaaattctGAGAAAACTTGTACCTTTTTGaacagaaagagcagaaaatgGTTCCCTGCATGTGTCCCAAGCAGCATGTAGATGTCGCTggtggttgtcatggagacatGATGACCCTAAGATGCCACTCTTTACATCATTCTTCTATCGCCGTGTACGGTGGCAAAATAAGCCTGGATTCCTGTGTCATGCTGTGTTTGATCAAATTGATAACTAAGAGTTCTTAAAAACTGATGCacttaaaaaattttaatagattttaaaatgaattggCAGGGTTGCTAATAATTTAGCAACCACTTGGTTATAAGCAATTATACatatcagtaaattaaaaatcagatacgaatttactaaaacaaataaattaactttgtaaGATACTTTAGACATGGAGAGATGTTAAGTAATGATTTAATGATGCgttttctgtattaaataactgaaataaaaataaatttttacagATGTTCTAATTTACTTAAGAAAAAGCCACATTGAATCTGTCACTGTGGTTCTCacaaaaccaaaaaggaaaTGGTTTTTATTATGGAATCAAGAAAAAAtggttttcagtattttttctgtaagttttttatgcaaaattacCTACAACAGACTTTTAAAAGTAACTAGCTTTAAACTATGTTGCCTatctttcttcattttctattttcacagAAGAGGCTCTTTTCCACTAGGGAATCATTTTGtcctaaaatctgaaaacagaaataatttttgctttagtaataaaacattttgttgtggcTCCAGATGAGTTTTAGTTTGTAGCAGCTGGTGCAAAATATGCTGACTCTCGATCTAGATAAATCACCACGGTGAGATTTTGGAGCAGGAAGTGGCAGtgaatcttcttcttcttcttcctcctcctcctctgcagtCGGACATGTTGCGCTCTCTGTCCACCACGCGTCCCACAGTCAACACCGAAGACCTGATGAAGGTGAAGAAGTTCACAGAGGACTTTGGGATGGAGGGTTGAGGGATGCCGGCCCCGGAGGCTCAGACCTGCTCCCAGTAACGCCactcctcttcgtcctcctcctcctcaccgcTGTGTAGGCTTCCATCTCTCAGACTGGTTGACATCCTCCTGATCTGACGTCTGTTAAAGCAGGCCACGATTATAGAACATCCGAAGGACGTTTTCCAAATGCCACATTAGACAAAtctgtgtggttttttttgtttgcttttttttggtaGTTGGACAGTAGATCTCATGTCTCTCGCCCTCATTTCTGATGATGTAACCCTGCAGAATCTTCACTACATGAACTCGGCTGCATTTTACGCTGGGAAACGCTCCAAGTCCGCCCCGAGCCGACCCGCTCTACGACTGAAGGACTGTACGTTTTGTCGCCGTCGTGCACTTTGCTTTGGATCCACATGAAGGACCCTGATGACTGAAGGTGAAGCAGAAGTTTATAATTTCCACCAGGCATGCAAGCGTGTGAATGCATctcagtgtttttattgttaaacgTGCGTGtcttaatgtttctgtttaaatgtcaggAGCCGGTTGTTCGCGTATTTAATGTTGAAGCGTGTCTGGCTCAGGCCTGCAGCTGCAGGCTGGTAGCAATCTGACCGAAGTGTTTTACACAAGAGATGTGCCTGACTGGGAGAAAAACGCCTctagtttttattattcctaatcCTAGGATGAAAAATGGAAGGATTTTCTGGTCTTCTTTTGTCACGTTgtaacaaatcaaaatatttgaactctaaatttaaagaaaaaaagttcatttgtttTAGCTTTATCAGTGGaataatacaaattatttttctgcagattgaaatttttttttttttttgagcttcagtttttttttttaatctattctcatttaactttataccagaaaaaaaggagctTTGAAACTTTGAAATTTTGGCGTTTTGCCTGCAAAATGTCCCGATTCTTCAGTTTATCCGATCAGACTTTTTCTGGCCTATAGGAATTTCTGGTGGCacattatacagattatacagcaGAGTTGATGGAGGTCATAGTTTTAAATTAGGGTTTCACAAATTCCATAAAATATGATATTAGGTTTGAACCCAAATCTTCCAggcacttttctttctttaccttTTACACACAGACCTCATCACtctgtgagttttattttgtttctggcAATAAACGGAAGAATGAGAGTCCACCCAGCTCATTAAACATGGATAAACATGGAACGAAAGCCAGAAActttaaagataaaatcctACCAATGATTGCTTCCGACAGGTGCGATTGCCGATATTGCGAAAACGATTTGAAAAATCATGCAGCTCTACTTTGAATCCTACGATTTTCCAGAATTTAGgcataaaaatcagatttttcagaATAATTTAGGCATTTTGAGGTCAAACtcaaaataa
Above is a window of Xiphophorus hellerii strain 12219 chromosome 2, Xiphophorus_hellerii-4.1, whole genome shotgun sequence DNA encoding:
- the vps4a gene encoding vacuolar protein sorting-associated protein 4A encodes the protein MTTSTLQKAIDLVTKATEEDKAKNYEEALRLYQHAVEYFLHAIKYEAHSDKAKESIRAKCMQYLDRAEKLKDYLKNKDKQGKKPVKEAQSNDKSDSDSEGENPEKKKLQEQLMGAIVMEKPNVRWNDVAGLEGAKEALKEAVILPIKFPHLFTGKRTPWRGILLFGPPGTGKSYLAKAVATEANNSTFFSVSSSDLMSKWLGESEKLVKNLFDLARQHKPSIIFIDEVDSLCGSRNENESEAARRIKTEFLVQMQGVGNNNDGILVLGATNIPWVLDAAIRRRFEKRIYIPLPEEPARAQMFRLHLGNTPHSLSDADLRELARKTDGYSGADISIIVRDALMQPVRKVQSATHFKKVRGPSRSNNQVMVDDLLTPCSPGDPAAIEMTWMDVPSDKLLEPIVCMSDMLRSLSTTRPTVNTEDLMKVKKFTEDFGMEG